The following proteins come from a genomic window of Prionailurus viverrinus isolate Anna chromosome D1, UM_Priviv_1.0, whole genome shotgun sequence:
- the CTNND1 gene encoding catenin delta-1 isoform X3, translating into MDDSEVESTASILASVKEQEAQFEKLTRALEEERRHVSAQLERVRVSPQDANPLMANGTLTRRHQNGRFVGDADLERQKFSDLKLNGPQDHSHLVYSTIPRMQEPGQIVETYTEEDPEGAMSVVSVETSDDGTTRRTETTVKKVVKTVTTRTVQPVPMGPDGLPVDASSVSNNYIQTLGRDFRKNGNGGPGPYVGQAGTATLPRNFHYPPDGYSRHYEDGYPSSSDNYGSLSRVTRIEERYRPSMEGYRAPSRQDVYGPQPQVRVGGSSVDLHRFHPEPYGLEDDQRSMGYDDLDYGMMSDYGTARRTGTPSDPRRRLRSYEDMIGEEVPSDQYYWAPLAQHERGSLASLDSLRKGGPPPPNWRQPELPEVIAMLGFRLDAVKSNAAAYLQHLCYRNDKVKTDVRKLKGIPVLVGLLDHPKKEVHLGACGALKNISFGRDQDNKIAIKNCDGVPALVRLLRKARDMDLTEVITGTLWNLSSHDSIKMEIVDHALHALTDEVIIPHSGWEREPNEDCKPRHIEWESVLTNTAGCLRNVSSERSEARRKLRECDGLVDALIFIVQAEIGQKDSDSKLVENCVCLLRNLSYQVHREIPQAERYQEAPPNVANNTGPHAASCFGAKKGKGKKPTEDPANDTVDFPKRTSPARGYELLFQPEVVRIYISLLKESKTPAILEASAGAIQNLCAGRWTYGRYIRSALRQEKALSAIADLLTSEHERVVKAASGALRNLAVDARNKELIGKHAIPNLVKNLPGGQQSSSQNFSEDTVVSLLNTINEVIAENLEAAKKLRETQGIEKLVLINKSGNRSEKEVRAAALVLQTIWGYKELRKPLEKEGWKKSDFQVNLNNASRSQSSHSYDDSTLPLIDRNPKSDNNYSTLNERGDHNRTLDRSGDLGEMEPLKGTPLMQDEGQESLEEELDDEGDQVSNPSMQKI; encoded by the exons GATCACAGTCACCTTGTGTATAGTACCATTCCCAGGATGCAGGAGCCAGGGCAGATTGTGGAGACCTACACGGAGGAGGACCCGGAGGGAGCCATGTCTGTTGTCTCCGTGGAGACCTCTGATGATGGAACTACTCGGCGCACAGAGACCACA GTCAAGAAAGTGGTGAAGACTGTGACAACACGGACAGTACAGCCAGTCCCTATGGGACCAGATGGGCTGCCTGTGGATGCCTCGTCAGTTTCTAACAACTATATCCAGACTCTGGGTCGTGACTTCCGCAAGAATGGCAATGGGGGACCTGGTCCCTATGTGGGGCAAGCAGGCACTGCTACTCTTCCCAGGAACTTCCACTACCCTCCTGATGGATATAGCCGCCACTATGAAGATGGTTATCCAAGTAGCAGTGACAACTATGGCAGTCTGTCCCGGGTGACCCGCATTGAGGAGCGGTATCGGCCCAGCATGGAAGGTTATCGGGCACCTAGTAGACAGGATGTCTATGGGCCCCAGCCCCAGGTTCGGGTAGGTGGGAGCAGTGTGGATCTGCATCGTTTTCATCCAGAGCCTTATGGGCTAGAGGACGACCAACGTAGCATGGGCTATGATGACCTGGATTACGGCATGATGTCTGATTATGGCACTGCCCGTCGGACGGGGACGCCCTCTGACCCTCGCCGACGACTCAG GAGCTATGAAGACATGATTGGTGAGGAGGTGCCATCGGACCAGTACTATTGGGCTCCTCTGGCCCAGCATGAACGGGGAAGTTTAGCAAGCTTGGATAGCCTGCGCAAGGGAGGGCCACCACCTCCCAACTGGAGACAGCCAGAGCTGCCAGAGGTGATAGCCATGTTAGGGTTCCGCCTGGATGCTGTCAAGTCTAATGCAGCTGCATACCTGCAACACTTGTGCTATCGCAATGACAAGGTGAAGACCGACGTTCGGAAGCTCAAGGGAATCCCAGTACTGGTGGGGCTGTTAGACCACCCCAAAAAGGAAGTGCATCTTGGAGCCTGTGGAGCTCTCAAGAATATCTCTTTTGGGCGTGACCAGGATAACAAGATCGCCATAAAAAACTGTGATGGTGTTCCTGCCCTTGTGCGATTGCTCCGAAAGGCTCGTGATATGGACCTCACTGAAGTCATTACTG GAACCCTGTGGAATCTCTCATCCCATGACTCAATCAAAATGGAGATTGTGGACCATGCACTGCATGCCTTGACAGATGAGGTGATCATCCCACACTCTGGTTGGGAGCGGGAACCAAATGAAGATTGCAAACCACGCCATATCGAGTGGGAGTCGGTGCTTACCAACACAGCTGGCTGTCTTAG gAATGTCAGCTCAGAGAGGAGTGAGGCTCGCCGGAAACTTCGGGAATGTGATGGTTTAGTGGATGCCCTCATTTTCATTGTGCAGGCTGAGATTGGGCAGAAGGATTCAGACAGCAAG CTTGTGGAGAACTGTGTTTGCCTTCTTCGGAATTTGTCATACCAAGTTCACCGGGAGATCCCACAGGCAGAGCGTTACCAAGAGGCACCTCCCAACGTTGCCAACAATACTGGGCCACATGCTGCCAGTTGCTTTGGGGCCAAGAAGGGCAAAG ggaaaaaacccacagagGATCCAGCGAACGATACAGTGGATTTCCCTAAAAGAACTAGTCCTGCCCGGG GCTATGAGCTTTTATTTCAGCCAGAGGTGGTTCGGATATACATCTCACTCCTCAAGGAGAGCAAGACTCCTGCCATCCTAGAAGCCTCAGCTGGAGCTATCCAGAACTTGTGTGCTGGGCGCTGGACG TATGGTCGATACATCCGCTCTGCTCTGCGTCAAGAGAAGGCTCTTTCTGCCATTGCTGACCTCCTGACCAGTGAACACGAGCGTGTAGTGAAAGCTGCGTCCGGAGCACTGAGAAATCTGGCGGTAGATGCTCGCAACAAAGAACTGATTG GTAAACATGCTATTCCGAACTTGGTAAAGAACCTGCCAGGAGGGCAGCAGAGCTCTTCCCAGAATTTCTCTGAGGACACTGTGGTCTCTCTTTTGAACACCATCAATGAGGTTATTGCTGAGAACTTGGAGGCTGCCAAAAAGCTTCGAGAGACACAGGGTATTGAGAAGCTGGTGTTGATCAACAAATCAGG GAACCGTTCAGAAAAAGAAGTCCGAGCAGCAGCACTTGTATTACAGACAATCTGGGGATATAAGGAGCTGCGGAAGCCACTGGAAAAAGAAGGATGGAAGAAATCAGACTTTCAG GTAAATCTAAACAATGCTTCTCGAAGCCAGAGCAGTCATTCATATGATGACAGCACTCTCCCTCTCATTGACCGGAACCCAAAATCAG ATAACAACTATTCCACACTGAATGAGAGAGGGGACCACAACAGAACACTGGATCGATCCGGGGATCTAGGTGAAATGGAGCCATTGAAGGGAACACCCCTGATG CAGGACGAGGGGCAGGAATCTCTGGAGGAAGAGTTGGATGATGAGGGGGACCAAGTGTCTAACCCCTCCATG CAGAAGATTTAG
- the CTNND1 gene encoding catenin delta-1 isoform X6: protein MDDSEVESTASILASVKEQEAQFEKLTRALEEERRHVSAQLERVRVSPQDANPLMANGTLTRRHQNGRFVGDADLERQKFSDLKLNGPQDHSHLVYSTIPRMQEPGQIVETYTEEDPEGAMSVVSVETSDDGTTRRTETTVKKVVKTVTTRTVQPVPMGPDGLPVDASSVSNNYIQTLGRDFRKNGNGGPGPYVGQAGTATLPRNFHYPPDGYSRHYEDGYPSSSDNYGSLSRVTRIEERYRPSMEGYRAPSRQDVYGPQPQVRVGGSSVDLHRFHPEPYGLEDDQRSMGYDDLDYGMMSDYGTARRTGTPSDPRRRLRSYEDMIGEEVPSDQYYWAPLAQHERGSLASLDSLRKGGPPPPNWRQPELPEVIAMLGFRLDAVKSNAAAYLQHLCYRNDKVKTDVRKLKGIPVLVGLLDHPKKEVHLGACGALKNISFGRDQDNKIAIKNCDGVPALVRLLRKARDMDLTEVITGTLWNLSSHDSIKMEIVDHALHALTDEVIIPHSGWEREPNEDCKPRHIEWESVLTNTAGCLRNVSSERSEARRKLRECDGLVDALIFIVQAEIGQKDSDSKLVENCVCLLRNLSYQVHREIPQAERYQEAPPNVANNTGPHAASCFGAKKGKGKKPTEDPANDTVDFPKRTSPARGYELLFQPEVVRIYISLLKESKTPAILEASAGAIQNLCAGRWTYGRYIRSALRQEKALSAIADLLTSEHERVVKAASGALRNLAVDARNKELIGKHAIPNLVKNLPGGQQSSSQNFSEDTVVSLLNTINEVIAENLEAAKKLRETQGIEKLVLINKSGNRSEKEVRAAALVLQTIWGYKELRKPLEKEGWKKSDFQVNLNNASRSQSSHSYDDSTLPLIDRNPKSDNNYSTLNERGDHNRTLDRSGDLGEMEPLKGTPLMQKI from the exons GATCACAGTCACCTTGTGTATAGTACCATTCCCAGGATGCAGGAGCCAGGGCAGATTGTGGAGACCTACACGGAGGAGGACCCGGAGGGAGCCATGTCTGTTGTCTCCGTGGAGACCTCTGATGATGGAACTACTCGGCGCACAGAGACCACA GTCAAGAAAGTGGTGAAGACTGTGACAACACGGACAGTACAGCCAGTCCCTATGGGACCAGATGGGCTGCCTGTGGATGCCTCGTCAGTTTCTAACAACTATATCCAGACTCTGGGTCGTGACTTCCGCAAGAATGGCAATGGGGGACCTGGTCCCTATGTGGGGCAAGCAGGCACTGCTACTCTTCCCAGGAACTTCCACTACCCTCCTGATGGATATAGCCGCCACTATGAAGATGGTTATCCAAGTAGCAGTGACAACTATGGCAGTCTGTCCCGGGTGACCCGCATTGAGGAGCGGTATCGGCCCAGCATGGAAGGTTATCGGGCACCTAGTAGACAGGATGTCTATGGGCCCCAGCCCCAGGTTCGGGTAGGTGGGAGCAGTGTGGATCTGCATCGTTTTCATCCAGAGCCTTATGGGCTAGAGGACGACCAACGTAGCATGGGCTATGATGACCTGGATTACGGCATGATGTCTGATTATGGCACTGCCCGTCGGACGGGGACGCCCTCTGACCCTCGCCGACGACTCAG GAGCTATGAAGACATGATTGGTGAGGAGGTGCCATCGGACCAGTACTATTGGGCTCCTCTGGCCCAGCATGAACGGGGAAGTTTAGCAAGCTTGGATAGCCTGCGCAAGGGAGGGCCACCACCTCCCAACTGGAGACAGCCAGAGCTGCCAGAGGTGATAGCCATGTTAGGGTTCCGCCTGGATGCTGTCAAGTCTAATGCAGCTGCATACCTGCAACACTTGTGCTATCGCAATGACAAGGTGAAGACCGACGTTCGGAAGCTCAAGGGAATCCCAGTACTGGTGGGGCTGTTAGACCACCCCAAAAAGGAAGTGCATCTTGGAGCCTGTGGAGCTCTCAAGAATATCTCTTTTGGGCGTGACCAGGATAACAAGATCGCCATAAAAAACTGTGATGGTGTTCCTGCCCTTGTGCGATTGCTCCGAAAGGCTCGTGATATGGACCTCACTGAAGTCATTACTG GAACCCTGTGGAATCTCTCATCCCATGACTCAATCAAAATGGAGATTGTGGACCATGCACTGCATGCCTTGACAGATGAGGTGATCATCCCACACTCTGGTTGGGAGCGGGAACCAAATGAAGATTGCAAACCACGCCATATCGAGTGGGAGTCGGTGCTTACCAACACAGCTGGCTGTCTTAG gAATGTCAGCTCAGAGAGGAGTGAGGCTCGCCGGAAACTTCGGGAATGTGATGGTTTAGTGGATGCCCTCATTTTCATTGTGCAGGCTGAGATTGGGCAGAAGGATTCAGACAGCAAG CTTGTGGAGAACTGTGTTTGCCTTCTTCGGAATTTGTCATACCAAGTTCACCGGGAGATCCCACAGGCAGAGCGTTACCAAGAGGCACCTCCCAACGTTGCCAACAATACTGGGCCACATGCTGCCAGTTGCTTTGGGGCCAAGAAGGGCAAAG ggaaaaaacccacagagGATCCAGCGAACGATACAGTGGATTTCCCTAAAAGAACTAGTCCTGCCCGGG GCTATGAGCTTTTATTTCAGCCAGAGGTGGTTCGGATATACATCTCACTCCTCAAGGAGAGCAAGACTCCTGCCATCCTAGAAGCCTCAGCTGGAGCTATCCAGAACTTGTGTGCTGGGCGCTGGACG TATGGTCGATACATCCGCTCTGCTCTGCGTCAAGAGAAGGCTCTTTCTGCCATTGCTGACCTCCTGACCAGTGAACACGAGCGTGTAGTGAAAGCTGCGTCCGGAGCACTGAGAAATCTGGCGGTAGATGCTCGCAACAAAGAACTGATTG GTAAACATGCTATTCCGAACTTGGTAAAGAACCTGCCAGGAGGGCAGCAGAGCTCTTCCCAGAATTTCTCTGAGGACACTGTGGTCTCTCTTTTGAACACCATCAATGAGGTTATTGCTGAGAACTTGGAGGCTGCCAAAAAGCTTCGAGAGACACAGGGTATTGAGAAGCTGGTGTTGATCAACAAATCAGG GAACCGTTCAGAAAAAGAAGTCCGAGCAGCAGCACTTGTATTACAGACAATCTGGGGATATAAGGAGCTGCGGAAGCCACTGGAAAAAGAAGGATGGAAGAAATCAGACTTTCAG GTAAATCTAAACAATGCTTCTCGAAGCCAGAGCAGTCATTCATATGATGACAGCACTCTCCCTCTCATTGACCGGAACCCAAAATCAG ATAACAACTATTCCACACTGAATGAGAGAGGGGACCACAACAGAACACTGGATCGATCCGGGGATCTAGGTGAAATGGAGCCATTGAAGGGAACACCCCTGATG CAGAAGATTTAG
- the CTNND1 gene encoding catenin delta-1 isoform X7: MDDSEVESTASILASVKEQEAQFEKLTRALEEERRHVSAQLERVRVSPQDANPLMANGTLTRRHQNGRFVGDADLERQKFSDLKLNGPQDHSHLVYSTIPRMQEPGQIVETYTEEDPEGAMSVVSVETSDDGTTRRTETTVKKVVKTVTTRTVQPVPMGPDGLPVDASSVSNNYIQTLGRDFRKNGNGGPGPYVGQAGTATLPRNFHYPPDGYSRHYEDGYPSSSDNYGSLSRVTRIEERYRPSMEGYRAPSRQDVYGPQPQVRVGGSSVDLHRFHPEPYGLEDDQRSMGYDDLDYGMMSDYGTARRTGTPSDPRRRLRSYEDMIGEEVPSDQYYWAPLAQHERGSLASLDSLRKGGPPPPNWRQPELPEVIAMLGFRLDAVKSNAAAYLQHLCYRNDKVKTDVRKLKGIPVLVGLLDHPKKEVHLGACGALKNISFGRDQDNKIAIKNCDGVPALVRLLRKARDMDLTEVITGTLWNLSSHDSIKMEIVDHALHALTDEVIIPHSGWEREPNEDCKPRHIEWESVLTNTAGCLRNVSSERSEARRKLRECDGLVDALIFIVQAEIGQKDSDSKLVENCVCLLRNLSYQVHREIPQAERYQEAPPNVANNTGPHAASCFGAKKGKGKKPTEDPANDTVDFPKRTSPARGYELLFQPEVVRIYISLLKESKTPAILEASAGAIQNLCAGRWTYGRYIRSALRQEKALSAIADLLTSEHERVVKAASGALRNLAVDARNKELIGKHAIPNLVKNLPGGQQSSSQNFSEDTVVSLLNTINEVIAENLEAAKKLRETQGIEKLVLINKSGNRSEKEVRAAALVLQTIWGYKELRKPLEKEGWKKSDFQVNLNNASRSQSSHSYDDSTLPLIDRNPKSDNNYSTLNERGDHNRTLDRSGDLGEMEPLKGTPLMKI, encoded by the exons GATCACAGTCACCTTGTGTATAGTACCATTCCCAGGATGCAGGAGCCAGGGCAGATTGTGGAGACCTACACGGAGGAGGACCCGGAGGGAGCCATGTCTGTTGTCTCCGTGGAGACCTCTGATGATGGAACTACTCGGCGCACAGAGACCACA GTCAAGAAAGTGGTGAAGACTGTGACAACACGGACAGTACAGCCAGTCCCTATGGGACCAGATGGGCTGCCTGTGGATGCCTCGTCAGTTTCTAACAACTATATCCAGACTCTGGGTCGTGACTTCCGCAAGAATGGCAATGGGGGACCTGGTCCCTATGTGGGGCAAGCAGGCACTGCTACTCTTCCCAGGAACTTCCACTACCCTCCTGATGGATATAGCCGCCACTATGAAGATGGTTATCCAAGTAGCAGTGACAACTATGGCAGTCTGTCCCGGGTGACCCGCATTGAGGAGCGGTATCGGCCCAGCATGGAAGGTTATCGGGCACCTAGTAGACAGGATGTCTATGGGCCCCAGCCCCAGGTTCGGGTAGGTGGGAGCAGTGTGGATCTGCATCGTTTTCATCCAGAGCCTTATGGGCTAGAGGACGACCAACGTAGCATGGGCTATGATGACCTGGATTACGGCATGATGTCTGATTATGGCACTGCCCGTCGGACGGGGACGCCCTCTGACCCTCGCCGACGACTCAG GAGCTATGAAGACATGATTGGTGAGGAGGTGCCATCGGACCAGTACTATTGGGCTCCTCTGGCCCAGCATGAACGGGGAAGTTTAGCAAGCTTGGATAGCCTGCGCAAGGGAGGGCCACCACCTCCCAACTGGAGACAGCCAGAGCTGCCAGAGGTGATAGCCATGTTAGGGTTCCGCCTGGATGCTGTCAAGTCTAATGCAGCTGCATACCTGCAACACTTGTGCTATCGCAATGACAAGGTGAAGACCGACGTTCGGAAGCTCAAGGGAATCCCAGTACTGGTGGGGCTGTTAGACCACCCCAAAAAGGAAGTGCATCTTGGAGCCTGTGGAGCTCTCAAGAATATCTCTTTTGGGCGTGACCAGGATAACAAGATCGCCATAAAAAACTGTGATGGTGTTCCTGCCCTTGTGCGATTGCTCCGAAAGGCTCGTGATATGGACCTCACTGAAGTCATTACTG GAACCCTGTGGAATCTCTCATCCCATGACTCAATCAAAATGGAGATTGTGGACCATGCACTGCATGCCTTGACAGATGAGGTGATCATCCCACACTCTGGTTGGGAGCGGGAACCAAATGAAGATTGCAAACCACGCCATATCGAGTGGGAGTCGGTGCTTACCAACACAGCTGGCTGTCTTAG gAATGTCAGCTCAGAGAGGAGTGAGGCTCGCCGGAAACTTCGGGAATGTGATGGTTTAGTGGATGCCCTCATTTTCATTGTGCAGGCTGAGATTGGGCAGAAGGATTCAGACAGCAAG CTTGTGGAGAACTGTGTTTGCCTTCTTCGGAATTTGTCATACCAAGTTCACCGGGAGATCCCACAGGCAGAGCGTTACCAAGAGGCACCTCCCAACGTTGCCAACAATACTGGGCCACATGCTGCCAGTTGCTTTGGGGCCAAGAAGGGCAAAG ggaaaaaacccacagagGATCCAGCGAACGATACAGTGGATTTCCCTAAAAGAACTAGTCCTGCCCGGG GCTATGAGCTTTTATTTCAGCCAGAGGTGGTTCGGATATACATCTCACTCCTCAAGGAGAGCAAGACTCCTGCCATCCTAGAAGCCTCAGCTGGAGCTATCCAGAACTTGTGTGCTGGGCGCTGGACG TATGGTCGATACATCCGCTCTGCTCTGCGTCAAGAGAAGGCTCTTTCTGCCATTGCTGACCTCCTGACCAGTGAACACGAGCGTGTAGTGAAAGCTGCGTCCGGAGCACTGAGAAATCTGGCGGTAGATGCTCGCAACAAAGAACTGATTG GTAAACATGCTATTCCGAACTTGGTAAAGAACCTGCCAGGAGGGCAGCAGAGCTCTTCCCAGAATTTCTCTGAGGACACTGTGGTCTCTCTTTTGAACACCATCAATGAGGTTATTGCTGAGAACTTGGAGGCTGCCAAAAAGCTTCGAGAGACACAGGGTATTGAGAAGCTGGTGTTGATCAACAAATCAGG GAACCGTTCAGAAAAAGAAGTCCGAGCAGCAGCACTTGTATTACAGACAATCTGGGGATATAAGGAGCTGCGGAAGCCACTGGAAAAAGAAGGATGGAAGAAATCAGACTTTCAG GTAAATCTAAACAATGCTTCTCGAAGCCAGAGCAGTCATTCATATGATGACAGCACTCTCCCTCTCATTGACCGGAACCCAAAATCAG ATAACAACTATTCCACACTGAATGAGAGAGGGGACCACAACAGAACACTGGATCGATCCGGGGATCTAGGTGAAATGGAGCCATTGAAGGGAACACCCCTGATG AAGATTTAG
- the CTNND1 gene encoding catenin delta-1 isoform X8: MQEPGQIVETYTEEDPEGAMSVVSVETSDDGTTRRTETTVKKVVKTVTTRTVQPVPMGPDGLPVDASSVSNNYIQTLGRDFRKNGNGGPGPYVGQAGTATLPRNFHYPPDGYSRHYEDGYPSSSDNYGSLSRVTRIEERYRPSMEGYRAPSRQDVYGPQPQVRVGGSSVDLHRFHPEPYGLEDDQRSMGYDDLDYGMMSDYGTARRTGTPSDPRRRLRSYEDMIGEEVPSDQYYWAPLAQHERGSLASLDSLRKGGPPPPNWRQPELPEVIAMLGFRLDAVKSNAAAYLQHLCYRNDKVKTDVRKLKGIPVLVGLLDHPKKEVHLGACGALKNISFGRDQDNKIAIKNCDGVPALVRLLRKARDMDLTEVITGTLWNLSSHDSIKMEIVDHALHALTDEVIIPHSGWEREPNEDCKPRHIEWESVLTNTAGCLRNVSSERSEARRKLRECDGLVDALIFIVQAEIGQKDSDSKLVENCVCLLRNLSYQVHREIPQAERYQEAPPNVANNTGPHAASCFGAKKGKGKKPTEDPANDTVDFPKRTSPARGYELLFQPEVVRIYISLLKESKTPAILEASAGAIQNLCAGRWTYGRYIRSALRQEKALSAIADLLTSEHERVVKAASGALRNLAVDARNKELIGKHAIPNLVKNLPGGQQSSSQNFSEDTVVSLLNTINEVIAENLEAAKKLRETQGIEKLVLINKSGNRSEKEVRAAALVLQTIWGYKELRKPLEKEGWKKSDFQVNLNNASRSQSSHSYDDSTLPLIDRNPKSDKKPDREEIQMSSMGSNTKSLDNNYSTLNERGDHNRTLDRSGDLGEMEPLKGTPLMQDEGQESLEEELDDEGDQVSNPSMQKI; the protein is encoded by the exons ATGCAGGAGCCAGGGCAGATTGTGGAGACCTACACGGAGGAGGACCCGGAGGGAGCCATGTCTGTTGTCTCCGTGGAGACCTCTGATGATGGAACTACTCGGCGCACAGAGACCACA GTCAAGAAAGTGGTGAAGACTGTGACAACACGGACAGTACAGCCAGTCCCTATGGGACCAGATGGGCTGCCTGTGGATGCCTCGTCAGTTTCTAACAACTATATCCAGACTCTGGGTCGTGACTTCCGCAAGAATGGCAATGGGGGACCTGGTCCCTATGTGGGGCAAGCAGGCACTGCTACTCTTCCCAGGAACTTCCACTACCCTCCTGATGGATATAGCCGCCACTATGAAGATGGTTATCCAAGTAGCAGTGACAACTATGGCAGTCTGTCCCGGGTGACCCGCATTGAGGAGCGGTATCGGCCCAGCATGGAAGGTTATCGGGCACCTAGTAGACAGGATGTCTATGGGCCCCAGCCCCAGGTTCGGGTAGGTGGGAGCAGTGTGGATCTGCATCGTTTTCATCCAGAGCCTTATGGGCTAGAGGACGACCAACGTAGCATGGGCTATGATGACCTGGATTACGGCATGATGTCTGATTATGGCACTGCCCGTCGGACGGGGACGCCCTCTGACCCTCGCCGACGACTCAG GAGCTATGAAGACATGATTGGTGAGGAGGTGCCATCGGACCAGTACTATTGGGCTCCTCTGGCCCAGCATGAACGGGGAAGTTTAGCAAGCTTGGATAGCCTGCGCAAGGGAGGGCCACCACCTCCCAACTGGAGACAGCCAGAGCTGCCAGAGGTGATAGCCATGTTAGGGTTCCGCCTGGATGCTGTCAAGTCTAATGCAGCTGCATACCTGCAACACTTGTGCTATCGCAATGACAAGGTGAAGACCGACGTTCGGAAGCTCAAGGGAATCCCAGTACTGGTGGGGCTGTTAGACCACCCCAAAAAGGAAGTGCATCTTGGAGCCTGTGGAGCTCTCAAGAATATCTCTTTTGGGCGTGACCAGGATAACAAGATCGCCATAAAAAACTGTGATGGTGTTCCTGCCCTTGTGCGATTGCTCCGAAAGGCTCGTGATATGGACCTCACTGAAGTCATTACTG GAACCCTGTGGAATCTCTCATCCCATGACTCAATCAAAATGGAGATTGTGGACCATGCACTGCATGCCTTGACAGATGAGGTGATCATCCCACACTCTGGTTGGGAGCGGGAACCAAATGAAGATTGCAAACCACGCCATATCGAGTGGGAGTCGGTGCTTACCAACACAGCTGGCTGTCTTAG gAATGTCAGCTCAGAGAGGAGTGAGGCTCGCCGGAAACTTCGGGAATGTGATGGTTTAGTGGATGCCCTCATTTTCATTGTGCAGGCTGAGATTGGGCAGAAGGATTCAGACAGCAAG CTTGTGGAGAACTGTGTTTGCCTTCTTCGGAATTTGTCATACCAAGTTCACCGGGAGATCCCACAGGCAGAGCGTTACCAAGAGGCACCTCCCAACGTTGCCAACAATACTGGGCCACATGCTGCCAGTTGCTTTGGGGCCAAGAAGGGCAAAG ggaaaaaacccacagagGATCCAGCGAACGATACAGTGGATTTCCCTAAAAGAACTAGTCCTGCCCGGG GCTATGAGCTTTTATTTCAGCCAGAGGTGGTTCGGATATACATCTCACTCCTCAAGGAGAGCAAGACTCCTGCCATCCTAGAAGCCTCAGCTGGAGCTATCCAGAACTTGTGTGCTGGGCGCTGGACG TATGGTCGATACATCCGCTCTGCTCTGCGTCAAGAGAAGGCTCTTTCTGCCATTGCTGACCTCCTGACCAGTGAACACGAGCGTGTAGTGAAAGCTGCGTCCGGAGCACTGAGAAATCTGGCGGTAGATGCTCGCAACAAAGAACTGATTG GTAAACATGCTATTCCGAACTTGGTAAAGAACCTGCCAGGAGGGCAGCAGAGCTCTTCCCAGAATTTCTCTGAGGACACTGTGGTCTCTCTTTTGAACACCATCAATGAGGTTATTGCTGAGAACTTGGAGGCTGCCAAAAAGCTTCGAGAGACACAGGGTATTGAGAAGCTGGTGTTGATCAACAAATCAGG GAACCGTTCAGAAAAAGAAGTCCGAGCAGCAGCACTTGTATTACAGACAATCTGGGGATATAAGGAGCTGCGGAAGCCACTGGAAAAAGAAGGATGGAAGAAATCAGACTTTCAG GTAAATCTAAACAATGCTTCTCGAAGCCAGAGCAGTCATTCATATGATGACAGCACTCTCCCTCTCATTGACCGGAACCCAAAATCAG ATAAGAAACCTGATCGGGAAGAAATTCAGATGAGCAGTATGGGATCAAACACAAAATCATTAG ATAACAACTATTCCACACTGAATGAGAGAGGGGACCACAACAGAACACTGGATCGATCCGGGGATCTAGGTGAAATGGAGCCATTGAAGGGAACACCCCTGATG CAGGACGAGGGGCAGGAATCTCTGGAGGAAGAGTTGGATGATGAGGGGGACCAAGTGTCTAACCCCTCCATG CAGAAGATTTAG